One window of the Manihot esculenta cultivar AM560-2 chromosome 14, M.esculenta_v8, whole genome shotgun sequence genome contains the following:
- the LOC110631275 gene encoding 65-kDa microtubule-associated protein 3 isoform X1, giving the protein MSNLQNDPLLQVETTSRSLLYELQIIWEEIGESNTDRDKMLLELEQECLEVYRRKVDQANRNRAQLRHAIADSEAELAAICSAMGERPVHMRQAEQKVESLKEELQRIISQLDEMQKRKLDRRNQFLEVLEEIQKISNDIYEPAIHMYVDETNLSLRKLEELHRQLHALQKEKSDRLKQVQENLGTLNSLCLVLGMDFKHTVKEIHPSFGGGTEGLRNISKDTIQHLATATLKLQEIKIQRMQKLQDLATTMLELWNLMDTPTEEQQMFQNVTCNVAASEHEITEANTLSVDFINYVEAEVSRLEELKSSKVKDLVLKKRLELEEICRKAHIILKVDTAIEYAIEVIESGNLDPAGVLEQIELQIGNIKEEAFSRKEILEKVDKWLTACEEECWLEEYNKDVKRYSAGRGTHLTLKRAEKARTLVNKLPGMVEALASKTMAWEKERGTELLYDGVRLLDMLEEYTVLRQEKEEERRRQRDQKKLQGQLIAEQEALYGSKSSPLKAQSVKKAPKVSTGGASNKRLSLGGAIVHSPKPDLIQSSKATPHSRPGKKVDQIHQYDPSNNRQDDSFSVLSVGKRGLDVAGLHAKKISFRTVNAREPESLMLRKPFSPIYST; this is encoded by the exons ATGTCTAATCTTCAGAATGATCCACTTTTACAAGTGGAAACGACCAGTCGATCCCTCCTGTATGAGTTGCAG ATCATTTGGGAAGAGATTGGGGAGTCAAATACTGATAGAGATAAAATGCTGCTTGAGCTTGAACAAGAGTGTCTTGAAGTATACAGAAGAAAGGTGGATCAGGCAAACAGGAATAGAGCTCAACTAAGGCATGCAATTGCTGATTCTGAAGCTGAACTAGCTGCTATCTGTTCTGCTATGGGAGAGCGACCTGTACATATGAGGCAG GCTGAACAAAAAGTTGAAAGCTTGAAGGAAGAACTTCAGAGAATTATTTCACAGCTTGATGAGATGCAGAAGAGGAAATTAGACAGAAGAAATCAATTCCTTGAAGTTTTAGAGGAAATACAGAAGATCTCAAATGATATATATGAGCCTGCTATTCATATGTATGTTGATGAAACTAATCTGTCGTTGAGAAAACTTGAAGAGTTGCACAGGCAGTTGCATGCACTTCAAAAAGAGAAG AGTGATCGCTTGAAGCAAGTTCAAGAGAATCTTGGTACTTTGAACTCACTTTGCTTAGTGCTTGGTATGGATTTCAAGCACACAGTTAAAGAGATTCATCCAAGTTTTGGTGGTGGCACTGAAGGATTAAGGAACATAAGTAAAGATACAATTCAGCATTTGGCTACTGCAACACTAAAATTGCaagaaattaaaatacaaagaaTGCAAAAG CTGCAAGACCTTGCTACTACAATGTTGGAGCTATGGAATTTGATGGATACTCCAACTGAAGAGCAACAAATGTTCCAGAATGTTACCTGTAATGTAGCTGCTTCAGAACATGAAATCACCGAGGCAAACACTCTATCTGTGGACTTCATCAATTAT gtTGAGGCAGAAGTCTCTCGGTTGGAAGAGTTGAAATCAAGCAAGGTGAAGGATCTTGTTCTGAAGAAGAGGTTAGAGCTGGAAGAGATCTGTAGAAAGGCACATATTATTCTGAAAGTAGATACTGCAATAGAATATGCTATAGAAGTCATAGAATCTG GAAATTTGGACCCTGCTGGTGTTCTTGAGCAGATTGAACTTCAAATTGGTAACATTAAGGAAGAAGCTTTTAGCAGGAAGGAAATCCTTGAAAAGGTCGACAAATGGCTAACTGCATGTGAGGAGGAGTGCTGGCTTGAGGAGTACAACAAG GATGTAAAACGATACAGTGCAGGGAGAGGAACACATCTTACCTTGAAGCGTGCCGAAAAAGCTCGTACTTTGGTTAATAAACTTCCGG GTATGGTCGAGGCATTAGCTTCAAAAACCATGGCATGGGAAAAGGAAAGAGGCACTGAGTTATTGTATGATGGT GTTCGCCTTCTTGACATGCTTGAAGAGTATACCGTATTACGCcaggagaaagaggaagaaaGACGGAGGCAACGG GATCAGAAGAAATTGCAGGGTCAGCTGATAGCAGAGCAGGAGGCACTTTATGGGTCAAAATCAAGCCCTTTGAAGGCTCAAAGTGTGAAAAAAGCTCCTAAAGTTTCTACCGGAGGTGCAAGCAACAAAAGACTCTCCCTTGGAGGAGCAATTGTGCATTCTCCTAAACCTGATTTAATTCAATCCAGCAAGGCTACACCCCATTCACGTCCTGGAAAGAAAGTTGACCAAATCCACCAATATGACCCTTCAAATAACCGGCAGGATGACAGCTTTTCAGTATTGTCAGTTG GTAAGAGAGGGTTGGATGTTGCTGGTCTTCAtgctaaaaaaatttctttcagAACTGTAAATGCTCGTGAACCAGAGTCACTAATGCTGCGGAAACCTTTCTCACCCATCTATTCCACATGA
- the LOC110631275 gene encoding 65-kDa microtubule-associated protein 3 isoform X2, with the protein MLLELEQECLEVYRRKVDQANRNRAQLRHAIADSEAELAAICSAMGERPVHMRQAEQKVESLKEELQRIISQLDEMQKRKLDRRNQFLEVLEEIQKISNDIYEPAIHMYVDETNLSLRKLEELHRQLHALQKEKSDRLKQVQENLGTLNSLCLVLGMDFKHTVKEIHPSFGGGTEGLRNISKDTIQHLATATLKLQEIKIQRMQKLQDLATTMLELWNLMDTPTEEQQMFQNVTCNVAASEHEITEANTLSVDFINYVEAEVSRLEELKSSKVKDLVLKKRLELEEICRKAHIILKVDTAIEYAIEVIESGNLDPAGVLEQIELQIGNIKEEAFSRKEILEKVDKWLTACEEECWLEEYNKDVKRYSAGRGTHLTLKRAEKARTLVNKLPGMVEALASKTMAWEKERGTELLYDGVRLLDMLEEYTVLRQEKEEERRRQRDQKKLQGQLIAEQEALYGSKSSPLKAQSVKKAPKVSTGGASNKRLSLGGAIVHSPKPDLIQSSKATPHSRPGKKVDQIHQYDPSNNRQDDSFSVLSVGKRGLDVAGLHAKKISFRTVNAREPESLMLRKPFSPIYST; encoded by the exons ATGCTGCTTGAGCTTGAACAAGAGTGTCTTGAAGTATACAGAAGAAAGGTGGATCAGGCAAACAGGAATAGAGCTCAACTAAGGCATGCAATTGCTGATTCTGAAGCTGAACTAGCTGCTATCTGTTCTGCTATGGGAGAGCGACCTGTACATATGAGGCAG GCTGAACAAAAAGTTGAAAGCTTGAAGGAAGAACTTCAGAGAATTATTTCACAGCTTGATGAGATGCAGAAGAGGAAATTAGACAGAAGAAATCAATTCCTTGAAGTTTTAGAGGAAATACAGAAGATCTCAAATGATATATATGAGCCTGCTATTCATATGTATGTTGATGAAACTAATCTGTCGTTGAGAAAACTTGAAGAGTTGCACAGGCAGTTGCATGCACTTCAAAAAGAGAAG AGTGATCGCTTGAAGCAAGTTCAAGAGAATCTTGGTACTTTGAACTCACTTTGCTTAGTGCTTGGTATGGATTTCAAGCACACAGTTAAAGAGATTCATCCAAGTTTTGGTGGTGGCACTGAAGGATTAAGGAACATAAGTAAAGATACAATTCAGCATTTGGCTACTGCAACACTAAAATTGCaagaaattaaaatacaaagaaTGCAAAAG CTGCAAGACCTTGCTACTACAATGTTGGAGCTATGGAATTTGATGGATACTCCAACTGAAGAGCAACAAATGTTCCAGAATGTTACCTGTAATGTAGCTGCTTCAGAACATGAAATCACCGAGGCAAACACTCTATCTGTGGACTTCATCAATTAT gtTGAGGCAGAAGTCTCTCGGTTGGAAGAGTTGAAATCAAGCAAGGTGAAGGATCTTGTTCTGAAGAAGAGGTTAGAGCTGGAAGAGATCTGTAGAAAGGCACATATTATTCTGAAAGTAGATACTGCAATAGAATATGCTATAGAAGTCATAGAATCTG GAAATTTGGACCCTGCTGGTGTTCTTGAGCAGATTGAACTTCAAATTGGTAACATTAAGGAAGAAGCTTTTAGCAGGAAGGAAATCCTTGAAAAGGTCGACAAATGGCTAACTGCATGTGAGGAGGAGTGCTGGCTTGAGGAGTACAACAAG GATGTAAAACGATACAGTGCAGGGAGAGGAACACATCTTACCTTGAAGCGTGCCGAAAAAGCTCGTACTTTGGTTAATAAACTTCCGG GTATGGTCGAGGCATTAGCTTCAAAAACCATGGCATGGGAAAAGGAAAGAGGCACTGAGTTATTGTATGATGGT GTTCGCCTTCTTGACATGCTTGAAGAGTATACCGTATTACGCcaggagaaagaggaagaaaGACGGAGGCAACGG GATCAGAAGAAATTGCAGGGTCAGCTGATAGCAGAGCAGGAGGCACTTTATGGGTCAAAATCAAGCCCTTTGAAGGCTCAAAGTGTGAAAAAAGCTCCTAAAGTTTCTACCGGAGGTGCAAGCAACAAAAGACTCTCCCTTGGAGGAGCAATTGTGCATTCTCCTAAACCTGATTTAATTCAATCCAGCAAGGCTACACCCCATTCACGTCCTGGAAAGAAAGTTGACCAAATCCACCAATATGACCCTTCAAATAACCGGCAGGATGACAGCTTTTCAGTATTGTCAGTTG GTAAGAGAGGGTTGGATGTTGCTGGTCTTCAtgctaaaaaaatttctttcagAACTGTAAATGCTCGTGAACCAGAGTCACTAATGCTGCGGAAACCTTTCTCACCCATCTATTCCACATGA
- the LOC110600601 gene encoding CASP-like protein 4D1 — protein MASQGITISASTLALRILTLLALVACVALFIVNSASVTVVIEDLTLSNEPTKITFKDYIAYRFVVSTAVIGTAYTMLQLPFALNYACTGKRMMQCLPEFDFYGDKVISFLLATGVGAGFGVSFELKSFAKDLFKAIEDPTVPDIQESKASYSRFFNRGIIASAVLSVGFLCMATISVLSSINRTGKKGFFN, from the exons ATGGCATCCCAAGGTATAACCATATCAGCCTCAACCCTTGCATTGAGGATCTTGACTCTGTTGGCTTTGGTTGCTTGTGTGGCGTTATTTATCGTCAACTCTGCCTCTGTCACAGTCGTTATAGAGGATTTAACCTTGAGCAATGAACCCACCAAAATCACTTTCAAGGATTATATTGCTTACAG GTTCGTGGTCTCTACAGCAGTTATTGGAACAGCATATACAATGTTGCAGCTACCTTTTGCTCTGAACTATGCCTGTACTGGAAAGAGAATGATGCAATGCTTGCCAGAATTCGACTTCTATGGAGACAAG GTGATCAGCTTCCTTCTTGCCACCGGAGTTGGTGCTGGTTTTGGTGTCAGTTTTGAGTTGAAGTCTTTTGCTAAGGATTTATTTAAAGCTATTGAAGATCCCACTGTTCCAGATATACAAGAATCTAAAGCTAGTTATAGCAGATTCTTTAACAGAGGAATTATTGCTAGTGCTGTTTTGTCCGTGGGATTCCTTTGCATGGCTACAATTTCAGTCCTATCATCTATCAACCGAACAGGAAAGAAGGGTTTCTTCAACTGA
- the LOC110631259 gene encoding probable LRR receptor-like serine/threonine-protein kinase At1g56140 isoform X2, whose amino-acid sequence MMARGALEVISPPPTELQMQSSSSSSNSSALFFFLGGIVFLTILLILIVVFWKFVKPSDIVKFLLRRTKRQKDFWSGSLRTISYFDFHTLKKATKNFHPGNLLGIGGFGPVYRGKLADGRMVAVKKLSLEKSQQGESEFLSEVRMITSIQHKNLVRLLGCCSDGPQRLLVYEYMKNRSLDLILYGKTDQFLDWKTRFQIILGIARGLQYLHEDSHLRIVHRDIKASNILLDDKFQPRIGDFGLARFFPEDQAYLSTTFAGTLGYTAPEYAIRGELSEKADIYSFGVLVLEIISCRKNTDLTLPSDMQYLPEYAWKLYERSNVIDLVDPRMREHGFVERDVLQAIQVAFLCLQPHANLRPPMSEIVAMLTYKVEMVRTPVKPTFLDRRSRKENNLSWDTISEVFPSPLPSESPSLSRQKK is encoded by the exons ATGATGGCTCGTGGAGCGCTGGAAG TGATCTCTCCACCTCCCACTGAGCTTCAGATGCAGAGTTCGTCATCTTCATCAAATTCTTCAGCTTTATTCTTTTTCCTTGGAGGAATAGTCTTTCTTACTATATTGCTGATTCTCATCGTAGTGTTCTGGAAATTTGTCAAACCTTCAGATATAGTGAAGTTTTTACTAAGAAGAACTAAAAGACAGAAAG ATTTCTGGAGTGGGAGCCTTCGAACCATAAGCTATTTTGATTTCCATACTTTGAAGAAGGCAACTAAAAATTTTCATCCTGGTAATCTTCTTGGAATAGGTGGATTTGGACCTGTCTATCGG GGAAAGTTAGCTGATGGAAGAATGGTGGCCGTTAAAAAGTTGTCTCTTGAGAAATCTCAGCAAGGGGAATCGGAATTTctttcagaggtcaggatgatCACAAGCATCCAACACAAGAACTTGGTTCGACTTCTTGGCTGTTGCTCGGATGGCCCCCAAAGGCTACTTGTATATGAGTACATGAAGAATAGGAGTTTAGATCTCATACTATATG GAAAAACCGATCAGTTCCTGGATTGGAAAACAAGGTTCCAAATAATTTTGGGGATTGCTCGCGGATTACAATATCTACATGAGGATTCACACCTAAGAATTGTTCACAGAGATATCAAAGCAAGCAACATCCTTCTTGATGATAAATTCCAACCAAGGATTGGAGATTTTGGGCTGGCTAGGTTCTTCCCAGAAGACCAAGCTTACCTCAGCACTACATTTGCTGGAACTTT AGGTTACACAGCTCCTGAGTATGCTATTAGAGGAGAATTGTCTGAAAAGGCAGACATATACAGCTTTGGAGTGCTTGTCCTCGAAATTATTAGCTGCAGGAAGAACACAGATCTAACTTTACCATCAGATATGCAATACCTCCCTGAATAT GCGTGGAAATTATATGAGAGGTCCAATGTAATTGATCTAGTTGATCCTAGAATGCGAGAACATGGGTTTGTGGAGAGAGATGTTTTGCAAGCAATCCAGGTAGCTTTCCTGTGTCTTCAACCTCATGCAAACTTGAGGCCCCCCATGTCAGAGATTGTTGCCATGTTAACGTACAAAGTTGAAATGGTGAGAACACCTGTTAAGCCAACTTTCTTGGACAGGAGAAGTAGAAAAGAAAACAACCTATCTTGGGATACCATATCTGAGGTTTTCCCTTCTCCTTTACCAAGTGAGTCTCCTTCGTTAAGTCGACAAAAGAAGTGA
- the LOC110631259 gene encoding putative receptor-like protein kinase At4g00960 isoform X1 → MMARGALEVISPPPTELQMQSSSSSSNSSALFFFLGGIVFLTILLILIVVFWKFVKPSDIVKFLLRRTKRQKASADFWSGSLRTISYFDFHTLKKATKNFHPGNLLGIGGFGPVYRGKLADGRMVAVKKLSLEKSQQGESEFLSEVRMITSIQHKNLVRLLGCCSDGPQRLLVYEYMKNRSLDLILYGKTDQFLDWKTRFQIILGIARGLQYLHEDSHLRIVHRDIKASNILLDDKFQPRIGDFGLARFFPEDQAYLSTTFAGTLGYTAPEYAIRGELSEKADIYSFGVLVLEIISCRKNTDLTLPSDMQYLPEYAWKLYERSNVIDLVDPRMREHGFVERDVLQAIQVAFLCLQPHANLRPPMSEIVAMLTYKVEMVRTPVKPTFLDRRSRKENNLSWDTISEVFPSPLPSESPSLSRQKK, encoded by the exons ATGATGGCTCGTGGAGCGCTGGAAG TGATCTCTCCACCTCCCACTGAGCTTCAGATGCAGAGTTCGTCATCTTCATCAAATTCTTCAGCTTTATTCTTTTTCCTTGGAGGAATAGTCTTTCTTACTATATTGCTGATTCTCATCGTAGTGTTCTGGAAATTTGTCAAACCTTCAGATATAGTGAAGTTTTTACTAAGAAGAACTAAAAGACAGAAAG CTTCTGCAGATTTCTGGAGTGGGAGCCTTCGAACCATAAGCTATTTTGATTTCCATACTTTGAAGAAGGCAACTAAAAATTTTCATCCTGGTAATCTTCTTGGAATAGGTGGATTTGGACCTGTCTATCGG GGAAAGTTAGCTGATGGAAGAATGGTGGCCGTTAAAAAGTTGTCTCTTGAGAAATCTCAGCAAGGGGAATCGGAATTTctttcagaggtcaggatgatCACAAGCATCCAACACAAGAACTTGGTTCGACTTCTTGGCTGTTGCTCGGATGGCCCCCAAAGGCTACTTGTATATGAGTACATGAAGAATAGGAGTTTAGATCTCATACTATATG GAAAAACCGATCAGTTCCTGGATTGGAAAACAAGGTTCCAAATAATTTTGGGGATTGCTCGCGGATTACAATATCTACATGAGGATTCACACCTAAGAATTGTTCACAGAGATATCAAAGCAAGCAACATCCTTCTTGATGATAAATTCCAACCAAGGATTGGAGATTTTGGGCTGGCTAGGTTCTTCCCAGAAGACCAAGCTTACCTCAGCACTACATTTGCTGGAACTTT AGGTTACACAGCTCCTGAGTATGCTATTAGAGGAGAATTGTCTGAAAAGGCAGACATATACAGCTTTGGAGTGCTTGTCCTCGAAATTATTAGCTGCAGGAAGAACACAGATCTAACTTTACCATCAGATATGCAATACCTCCCTGAATAT GCGTGGAAATTATATGAGAGGTCCAATGTAATTGATCTAGTTGATCCTAGAATGCGAGAACATGGGTTTGTGGAGAGAGATGTTTTGCAAGCAATCCAGGTAGCTTTCCTGTGTCTTCAACCTCATGCAAACTTGAGGCCCCCCATGTCAGAGATTGTTGCCATGTTAACGTACAAAGTTGAAATGGTGAGAACACCTGTTAAGCCAACTTTCTTGGACAGGAGAAGTAGAAAAGAAAACAACCTATCTTGGGATACCATATCTGAGGTTTTCCCTTCTCCTTTACCAAGTGAGTCTCCTTCGTTAAGTCGACAAAAGAAGTGA
- the LOC110631259 gene encoding putative receptor-like protein kinase At4g00960 isoform X3 — translation MHAVISPPPTELQMQSSSSSSNSSALFFFLGGIVFLTILLILIVVFWKFVKPSDIVKFLLRRTKRQKASADFWSGSLRTISYFDFHTLKKATKNFHPGNLLGIGGFGPVYRGKLADGRMVAVKKLSLEKSQQGESEFLSEVRMITSIQHKNLVRLLGCCSDGPQRLLVYEYMKNRSLDLILYGKTDQFLDWKTRFQIILGIARGLQYLHEDSHLRIVHRDIKASNILLDDKFQPRIGDFGLARFFPEDQAYLSTTFAGTLGYTAPEYAIRGELSEKADIYSFGVLVLEIISCRKNTDLTLPSDMQYLPEYAWKLYERSNVIDLVDPRMREHGFVERDVLQAIQVAFLCLQPHANLRPPMSEIVAMLTYKVEMVRTPVKPTFLDRRSRKENNLSWDTISEVFPSPLPSESPSLSRQKK, via the exons ATGCATGCAGTGATCTCTCCACCTCCCACTGAGCTTCAGATGCAGAGTTCGTCATCTTCATCAAATTCTTCAGCTTTATTCTTTTTCCTTGGAGGAATAGTCTTTCTTACTATATTGCTGATTCTCATCGTAGTGTTCTGGAAATTTGTCAAACCTTCAGATATAGTGAAGTTTTTACTAAGAAGAACTAAAAGACAGAAAG CTTCTGCAGATTTCTGGAGTGGGAGCCTTCGAACCATAAGCTATTTTGATTTCCATACTTTGAAGAAGGCAACTAAAAATTTTCATCCTGGTAATCTTCTTGGAATAGGTGGATTTGGACCTGTCTATCGG GGAAAGTTAGCTGATGGAAGAATGGTGGCCGTTAAAAAGTTGTCTCTTGAGAAATCTCAGCAAGGGGAATCGGAATTTctttcagaggtcaggatgatCACAAGCATCCAACACAAGAACTTGGTTCGACTTCTTGGCTGTTGCTCGGATGGCCCCCAAAGGCTACTTGTATATGAGTACATGAAGAATAGGAGTTTAGATCTCATACTATATG GAAAAACCGATCAGTTCCTGGATTGGAAAACAAGGTTCCAAATAATTTTGGGGATTGCTCGCGGATTACAATATCTACATGAGGATTCACACCTAAGAATTGTTCACAGAGATATCAAAGCAAGCAACATCCTTCTTGATGATAAATTCCAACCAAGGATTGGAGATTTTGGGCTGGCTAGGTTCTTCCCAGAAGACCAAGCTTACCTCAGCACTACATTTGCTGGAACTTT AGGTTACACAGCTCCTGAGTATGCTATTAGAGGAGAATTGTCTGAAAAGGCAGACATATACAGCTTTGGAGTGCTTGTCCTCGAAATTATTAGCTGCAGGAAGAACACAGATCTAACTTTACCATCAGATATGCAATACCTCCCTGAATAT GCGTGGAAATTATATGAGAGGTCCAATGTAATTGATCTAGTTGATCCTAGAATGCGAGAACATGGGTTTGTGGAGAGAGATGTTTTGCAAGCAATCCAGGTAGCTTTCCTGTGTCTTCAACCTCATGCAAACTTGAGGCCCCCCATGTCAGAGATTGTTGCCATGTTAACGTACAAAGTTGAAATGGTGAGAACACCTGTTAAGCCAACTTTCTTGGACAGGAGAAGTAGAAAAGAAAACAACCTATCTTGGGATACCATATCTGAGGTTTTCCCTTCTCCTTTACCAAGTGAGTCTCCTTCGTTAAGTCGACAAAAGAAGTGA
- the LOC110631259 gene encoding putative serine/threonine-protein kinase isoform X4, whose translation MQSSSSSSNSSALFFFLGGIVFLTILLILIVVFWKFVKPSDIVKFLLRRTKRQKASADFWSGSLRTISYFDFHTLKKATKNFHPGNLLGIGGFGPVYRGKLADGRMVAVKKLSLEKSQQGESEFLSEVRMITSIQHKNLVRLLGCCSDGPQRLLVYEYMKNRSLDLILYGKTDQFLDWKTRFQIILGIARGLQYLHEDSHLRIVHRDIKASNILLDDKFQPRIGDFGLARFFPEDQAYLSTTFAGTLGYTAPEYAIRGELSEKADIYSFGVLVLEIISCRKNTDLTLPSDMQYLPEYAWKLYERSNVIDLVDPRMREHGFVERDVLQAIQVAFLCLQPHANLRPPMSEIVAMLTYKVEMVRTPVKPTFLDRRSRKENNLSWDTISEVFPSPLPSESPSLSRQKK comes from the exons ATGCAGAGTTCGTCATCTTCATCAAATTCTTCAGCTTTATTCTTTTTCCTTGGAGGAATAGTCTTTCTTACTATATTGCTGATTCTCATCGTAGTGTTCTGGAAATTTGTCAAACCTTCAGATATAGTGAAGTTTTTACTAAGAAGAACTAAAAGACAGAAAG CTTCTGCAGATTTCTGGAGTGGGAGCCTTCGAACCATAAGCTATTTTGATTTCCATACTTTGAAGAAGGCAACTAAAAATTTTCATCCTGGTAATCTTCTTGGAATAGGTGGATTTGGACCTGTCTATCGG GGAAAGTTAGCTGATGGAAGAATGGTGGCCGTTAAAAAGTTGTCTCTTGAGAAATCTCAGCAAGGGGAATCGGAATTTctttcagaggtcaggatgatCACAAGCATCCAACACAAGAACTTGGTTCGACTTCTTGGCTGTTGCTCGGATGGCCCCCAAAGGCTACTTGTATATGAGTACATGAAGAATAGGAGTTTAGATCTCATACTATATG GAAAAACCGATCAGTTCCTGGATTGGAAAACAAGGTTCCAAATAATTTTGGGGATTGCTCGCGGATTACAATATCTACATGAGGATTCACACCTAAGAATTGTTCACAGAGATATCAAAGCAAGCAACATCCTTCTTGATGATAAATTCCAACCAAGGATTGGAGATTTTGGGCTGGCTAGGTTCTTCCCAGAAGACCAAGCTTACCTCAGCACTACATTTGCTGGAACTTT AGGTTACACAGCTCCTGAGTATGCTATTAGAGGAGAATTGTCTGAAAAGGCAGACATATACAGCTTTGGAGTGCTTGTCCTCGAAATTATTAGCTGCAGGAAGAACACAGATCTAACTTTACCATCAGATATGCAATACCTCCCTGAATAT GCGTGGAAATTATATGAGAGGTCCAATGTAATTGATCTAGTTGATCCTAGAATGCGAGAACATGGGTTTGTGGAGAGAGATGTTTTGCAAGCAATCCAGGTAGCTTTCCTGTGTCTTCAACCTCATGCAAACTTGAGGCCCCCCATGTCAGAGATTGTTGCCATGTTAACGTACAAAGTTGAAATGGTGAGAACACCTGTTAAGCCAACTTTCTTGGACAGGAGAAGTAGAAAAGAAAACAACCTATCTTGGGATACCATATCTGAGGTTTTCCCTTCTCCTTTACCAAGTGAGTCTCCTTCGTTAAGTCGACAAAAGAAGTGA